Proteins from one Puntigrus tetrazona isolate hp1 chromosome 10, ASM1883169v1, whole genome shotgun sequence genomic window:
- the LOC122352523 gene encoding cortexin-3 yields the protein MDRRFSSGDKDELHVEDVRMRERLLWDEPLQISWLMEAEPFTSSLQALAPVAGPGMTLEQKTTFAFVIFLFVFLCMLIVRCFRILLDPYRSMPTSTWADGLDGLEKGQFDYTLA from the exons ATGGATAGAAGGTTCTCTTCAGGAGACAAAG acGAGCTCCACGTGGAGGATGTGAGGATGCGTGAGCGTCTGCTGTGGGACGAGCCGCTGCAGATCTCCTGGCTGATGGAGGCCGAGCCGTTCACCTCCTCCCTCCAGGCGTTGGCTCCTGTGGCGGGCCCCGGCATGACCCTGGAGCAGAAGACCACCTTTGCCTTCGTCATCTTCCTCTTCGTCTTCCTCTGCATGCTGATCGTGCGCTGCTTCCGTATCCTGCTGGACCCCTACCGCAGCATGCCCACCTCCACCTGGGCCGACGGCCTGGACGGCCTGGAGAAGGGACAGTTTGACTACACGCTGgcgtag
- the prrc1 gene encoding protein PRRC1 isoform X2 — protein sequence MMEESGIESTPPTTPPPPPPATAPASVSGPQTLPSPPGVSAFPPGGFSSPVPPLTSMQSSGPPLSLSSPYGGPAPPLGPVLSAPPMGPPTTGFSVSAGYDITRGHAGRTPQTPLMPSFSSASPMPGIITNPMMQQPMSGGLDVSSPITFPEDTEDPRASVDDSAPGGLWGFIKGVAGNPMVKTVLDRTKHSVESMITTLDPGMAPYIKSGGDVDVVVTSDKEVKVAAVRDAFQEVFGLAMVTGEAGQSNIAPQPLGYAAGLKGAQERIDSLRRAAVIHEKQPVVSVENFIAELFPDKWFDIGCLILDDPGNGIHLETFTQATPVALEHVQQAQALTPPDYNLRWSGLLVTVGEVLERSVPNISRSDWHQAFTGMSRRQMIYSAAKALAGMYKQRLPSRTV from the exons ATGATGGAAGAGAGCGGCATAGAGAGCACCCCCCCGACCAcacctccaccacctccacccGCCACAGCGCCCGCCAgcg TGTCCGGTCCTCAGACTCTCCCCAGCCCCCCCGGCGTCTCAGCCTTTCCTCCGGGAGGTTTCTCCAGCCCTGTCCCTCCTTTGACCTCCATGCAGTCCTCTGGTCCTCCTCTGTCTCTGAGCAGTCCGTACGGGGGCCCCGCTCCGCCCCTGGGCCCTGTCCTCTCGGCCCCGCCCATGGGCCCGCCCACCACCGGCTTCTCCGTGAGCGCAGGATATGACATCACCCGTGGCCACGCGGGCCGCACCCCCCAGACGCCGCTGATGCCCAGCTTCTCCAGCGCCTCACCCATGCCAG GAATCATCACCAATCCCATGATGCAGCAGCCGATGTCCGGAGGTCTAGACGTCAGCTCGCCCATCACGTTTCCAGAGGACACCGAAGACCCCAGAGCGTCTGTGGACGACAGCGCCCCCGGGGGATTGTGGGGCTTCATCAAG GGTGTGGCCGGGAACCCTATGGTCAAGACCGTCCTGGACAGAACCAAACACTCTGTGGAGTCCATGATTACCACGCTGGACCCTGGGATGGCTCCGTAcatca agtccGGAGGAGATGTGGACGTGGTTGTGACGTCAGATAAGGAGGTGAAGGTGGCGGCAGTGCGGGACGCGTTTCAGGAAGTGTTTGGTTTGGCCATGGTGACCGGAGAGGCCGGTCAGTCCAACATCGCCCCGCAGCCGCTGGGATACGCCGCAGGACTGAAG ggagCTCAGGAGCGCATTGACAGTCTGAGGCGAGCCGCCGTCATTCATGAGAAGCAGCCCGTGGTTTCTGTGGAAAACTTTATCGCAGAACTCTTCCCAGACAA GTGGTTTGACATCGGCTGTCTGATCTTGGATGATCCAGGGAACGGGATTCACCTGGAGACCTTCACTCAGGCTACACCTGTGGCCCTGGAGCACGTGCAGCAG GCTCAGGCGCTGACTCCTCCGGATTATAACCTGCGCTGGTCCGGTCTGCTGGTGACGGTCGGGGAGGTTCTGGAGAGAAGCGTGCCGAACATCAGCCGCTCGGACTGGCACCAGGCCTTCACGGGCATGTCCCGCCGTCAGATGATCTACTCCGCCGCTAAGGCCCTGGCAGGGATGTACAAACAGCGCTTGCCGTCCAGGACAGTGTGA
- the prrc1 gene encoding protein PRRC1 isoform X1 yields MMEESGIESTPPTTPPPPPPATAPASAVSGPQTLPSPPGVSAFPPGGFSSPVPPLTSMQSSGPPLSLSSPYGGPAPPLGPVLSAPPMGPPTTGFSVSAGYDITRGHAGRTPQTPLMPSFSSASPMPGIITNPMMQQPMSGGLDVSSPITFPEDTEDPRASVDDSAPGGLWGFIKGVAGNPMVKTVLDRTKHSVESMITTLDPGMAPYIKSGGDVDVVVTSDKEVKVAAVRDAFQEVFGLAMVTGEAGQSNIAPQPLGYAAGLKGAQERIDSLRRAAVIHEKQPVVSVENFIAELFPDKWFDIGCLILDDPGNGIHLETFTQATPVALEHVQQAQALTPPDYNLRWSGLLVTVGEVLERSVPNISRSDWHQAFTGMSRRQMIYSAAKALAGMYKQRLPSRTV; encoded by the exons ATGATGGAAGAGAGCGGCATAGAGAGCACCCCCCCGACCAcacctccaccacctccacccGCCACAGCGCCCGCCAgcg CAGTGTCCGGTCCTCAGACTCTCCCCAGCCCCCCCGGCGTCTCAGCCTTTCCTCCGGGAGGTTTCTCCAGCCCTGTCCCTCCTTTGACCTCCATGCAGTCCTCTGGTCCTCCTCTGTCTCTGAGCAGTCCGTACGGGGGCCCCGCTCCGCCCCTGGGCCCTGTCCTCTCGGCCCCGCCCATGGGCCCGCCCACCACCGGCTTCTCCGTGAGCGCAGGATATGACATCACCCGTGGCCACGCGGGCCGCACCCCCCAGACGCCGCTGATGCCCAGCTTCTCCAGCGCCTCACCCATGCCAG GAATCATCACCAATCCCATGATGCAGCAGCCGATGTCCGGAGGTCTAGACGTCAGCTCGCCCATCACGTTTCCAGAGGACACCGAAGACCCCAGAGCGTCTGTGGACGACAGCGCCCCCGGGGGATTGTGGGGCTTCATCAAG GGTGTGGCCGGGAACCCTATGGTCAAGACCGTCCTGGACAGAACCAAACACTCTGTGGAGTCCATGATTACCACGCTGGACCCTGGGATGGCTCCGTAcatca agtccGGAGGAGATGTGGACGTGGTTGTGACGTCAGATAAGGAGGTGAAGGTGGCGGCAGTGCGGGACGCGTTTCAGGAAGTGTTTGGTTTGGCCATGGTGACCGGAGAGGCCGGTCAGTCCAACATCGCCCCGCAGCCGCTGGGATACGCCGCAGGACTGAAG ggagCTCAGGAGCGCATTGACAGTCTGAGGCGAGCCGCCGTCATTCATGAGAAGCAGCCCGTGGTTTCTGTGGAAAACTTTATCGCAGAACTCTTCCCAGACAA GTGGTTTGACATCGGCTGTCTGATCTTGGATGATCCAGGGAACGGGATTCACCTGGAGACCTTCACTCAGGCTACACCTGTGGCCCTGGAGCACGTGCAGCAG GCTCAGGCGCTGACTCCTCCGGATTATAACCTGCGCTGGTCCGGTCTGCTGGTGACGGTCGGGGAGGTTCTGGAGAGAAGCGTGCCGAACATCAGCCGCTCGGACTGGCACCAGGCCTTCACGGGCATGTCCCGCCGTCAGATGATCTACTCCGCCGCTAAGGCCCTGGCAGGGATGTACAAACAGCGCTTGCCGTCCAGGACAGTGTGA